In one Scomber japonicus isolate fScoJap1 chromosome 6, fScoJap1.pri, whole genome shotgun sequence genomic region, the following are encoded:
- the LOC128360931 gene encoding tripartite motif-containing protein 16-like, which translates to MAQRDQQDRETLSCSICLDLLKDPVTTTCGHSYCMSCIKSHWDGEDQRKIYSCPECREAFRPRPVLKKNTMLAALVEKLKKTGLQAAPADHCYARPEDVACDVCTGRKLKAFKSCLVCLASYCENHLQPHYDAAPLKKHKLVEPSKKLQENICSRHGRMMEIFCRTDQQIICYLCSVDGHKGHKTVSAAAERTERQRELEVSRLNIQQRIQDREKDVKLLQQEVKAVRCSGDKAVEDSEKIFTQLIRLLQKKNSDVKQQIRSQQETEISRVKELQEKLQQEITALKRKDAELKQLSHTQDHNQFLHNYPSVSQLSEPTDSSSINIRPLRYFEDVTAAVSELRDKLQDILREEWTNISLTVTNVDVLLSEPEPETRAEFVKYSCEITLDPNTAHTQMLLSEGNRKVGYTGQQQSYSSHTDKFISYFQVLSRESLTGRCYWEVEQRGRGVNVAVAYKNISRAGSESIFGRNNKSWCLDCYTNSYRFLFNNIETPVSGPGSSRVGVYLDHRAGILSFYSVSKTMTLLHRVQTTFTQPLYAGLYVYPGSTSELCKVK; encoded by the coding sequence atggcgcagagagaTCAGCAGGACCGAGAAACACTCAGCTGTTcaatctgtctggatctactgaaggatccggtgactactacctgtggacacagctactgtatgagctgtattaaatcacactgggatggagaggatcagaggaagatctacagctgccctgagtgcagagaggccttcagaccgaggcctgtcctgaagaaaaacaccatgttagcagctttagtggagaagctgaagaagactggactccaagccgctcctgctgatcactgctatgctagacctgaagatgtggcctgtgatgtctgcactgggaggaagctgaaagccttcaagtcctgtctggtgtgtctggcctcttactgtgagaatcacctccagcctcattatgatgcagctccattaaagaaacacaagctggtggagccttcgaagaagctccaggagaacatctgctctcgtcatggtAGGATGATGGAGATTTTCTGCCGCACTGATCAGCAgattatctgttatctctgctctgtggatggTCATAAAGGCCACAaaacagtctcagctgcagcagaaaggactgagaggcagagagagctcgaggtgagtcgactaaacatccagcagagaatccaggacagagagaaagatgtgaagctgcttcaacaggaggtgaaGGCCGTCAGATGCTCTggtgataaagcagtggaggacagtgagaagatcttcactcagctgatccgtctcctccagaaaaaaaactctgatgtgaagcagcagatcagatcccagcaggaaactgaaatTAGTCGAGTCAAAGaacttcaggagaagctgcagcaggagatcactgcgctgaagaggaaagacgctgaactgaagcagctctcacacacacaggatcacaaccagtttctacacaactacccctcagtgtcacaactcagtgaacctacagactcatccagcatcaatatccgtcctctgagatactttgaggatgtgacagcagctgtgtcagagctcagagataaactgcaggacatcctgagggaggaatggacaaacatctcattGACAGTGACTAAtgtggacgttttactgtcagaaccagaaccagagaccagagctgagttcgtaaaatattcatgtgaaatcactctggatccaaacacagcacacacacagatgttattatctgaggggaacagaaaagtaggaTATACGGGACAACagcagtcttattctagtcacacagacaAATTCATTAGTTATtttcaggtcctgagtagagagagtctgactggacgttgttactgggaggtggagcagagaggaagaggagttaatgtagcagtcgcatacaagaatatcagcagagcaggaagtgaatCTATATTTGGACGTAATAACAAATCTTGGTGTTTAGATTGTTACACTAACAGTTATAGATTTTTGTTCAACAACATTgaaactcccgtctcaggtcctggttcctccagagtcggagtgtacctggatcacagagcaggtattctgtccttctacagtgTCTCtaaaaccatgactctcctccacagagtccagacgacattcactcagcctctctatgctggactttatGTTTATCCTGGATCCACATCTGAGttatgtaaagtgaaatag